CCAAGTGTGAAATAATAATTTGCAAATTTATCAACTACTTTTCTTTATTACTGCGTCTAATTTGTTTATTAAACCATTAAAATTCATTCCAGAAGCATTTAAAATGTATAAAGATTATCGGATCGTAACATCATTGTTAAAAATATTTAATGCACCAAGTAAGCAAGAAAATTTGGATCTATATTTAGATAAAATAACTAAGATTCAACTTTCATATGTTTCTTTTTCTTATCATAATGATCCTAATTTTAATACTATTAATATTCCAAGAATGATTTTAAATAATAAACATATTATCAGCGGTAATAATGGGTGTGGTAAGACTACGTTATGTAATATTTTGAGCGGCAAATATCAAAATGATTTTGGAGAAATTTTAATAAATGATGTACCAATGAATCTACATAAAAATTTTAATATTCGTGAGAAAATTTATTATATTGGCGATAAGGCAGAAAAATTAGATATGTCAATTGCTGAATATTTAATGATAAAAGACATACAAATTTTTCAGCAAATTATGTTGAAATTTAAACTCCACTCTATTTTAGAGGCAGCATCATTAAATGATATAAAAAATACTAATATTAATTCATTATCTAGTGGACAATTGCAAATTATAAAAATTCTAAGATTATTTTTAAATGATTATGATGTAATAATGTTAGATGAAGCGTTTGAATCGCTTTCTGAAGAAATTTTTAAAATATTAAAAATAATTATTTATGATCTTTTAAAAGATAAAATTGTTTTAGAAATCAGTCATAATCATAAGTATATATTTAACAATGCTGAGGTAATACAAATTGAAAAAGTTCAAAATTAATTTTTTTGAATACTTATTATTACTCTGCTTAATATTGTTATTTGTATACTTTATATATTTGATTTTAAATACCTATATTGTGAATTATAAAATTGTTATTATTAAATTTAATGATAACACACTTAGGCTTAAAAATATTACATATGCTGAACTTCAAAAATCTAATTATCAAATAGAATTCATTGATAAGGAAAAGTTTTATCAATACATTATAAAAATACATGAAGTTGGTGAAAATAATGAGATTATAATTTCTAATAAAGACTTAGAAAGCTATTTAATTAATCATAACTTAGAATTTATATCAGTAAAATTAATAAAAAATAGAACATTAATATATCAATATCTTTTTGATTGAATAGTCAGGTTGTTTAGATAATGGTATAATTATAAAATGTTAAATTATAACATTGAATTAAACGTTTCGAATCGGTCAAAGAAGGTTGTTTTTTTTGAAAAAGAAATGAATGAAATTTTACAAAATTTTGCTAAATATTTTAAAATTAGTCCAAAAAAAACGATTATTTTAGATGTTAGCTTTGTTTCTAAAAACAAAATAAAACAGTTAAATTATTTACATCGTGGTAAAGATTGTGTTACTGATATTTTATCTTTTGGTTTTGACCAAAAAGATTTATATCAAAAATTACCAATGTATTTTTTGGGTGAATTAGTAATTTGTTGAGACAAAATGCTACAACAAGCCAAAGATTTTAATCATTCGATTCGTAGAGAATTTTGTTATTTATTTACTCATGGTTTAGTTCATCTACAAGGTTATGATCATGAAATAGAAGCAGAAAAAATTCAAATGGATGCTATTGTAGATAAAATTTTTAATCCATTAAAAATTTCGAGGGAGAAATAATGAAAATTGATATCAATGAATTAAGGAATTTGTTAAATAAATCATATTGTCCGTATTCTAAATTTCATGTTGCGGCAATTGCAATAGATAAAGATGGTAGACAATGGCCAGGAGTTAATGTAGAAAATGCTGCTTATCCATCTGGTTTGTGTGCTGAGAGAAGCGCATTATTTGGTTCTGTCGCTTTAGGTGGTAAAGTTGGTGAGTTTAGAGAAATTCACATTATCTCTAGTGGTGCATCTATTGTTAGTCCGTGTGCTGGTTGCCGTCAGGTAATGACGGAATTTATGCCTACCGATGCGCTAGTATATCAATATAGTAACGACGCAAAATCGGTTCGTATTAATAAATTGTCAGAACTTTGTCCTTTTCCTATAGTTCCGGAAAGTATTAAATAATGAAAATTTGTTTTGTAAGTATCCTCGGTCGTCCTAATGTTGGTAAAAGTAGTTTGCTAAACGCTATTATTGGTTATGATGTAGCTATCGTAACTGATACAGCACAAACAACTAGAGATCAGATTGTAGGCATTTACACAGACGAAGAGTTTCAAATAATTTTTATAGACACGCCAGGAATTCATAAACCTGAAAATAAACTAGGTGAAGCGTTAAATAAAAGTGCATATTCATCTTTGGATGATATTGATGTGTTAATTTTTTTATCTCCATCGGACGAAAAAATTGGGCCAGGCGATAAGATGATTTTAGAAAAAATAAAAGATAGACAAAATAAAATTGCATTAATTTCTAAAATCGATAAAATTAAAGGGAGTCCCGAATTAATTACTCAAAAAATAGCGCAATTACAAGAGTATAATTTTAGTCATATTCTCTCAACATCTATTAAGAATACAAATTCAATTAATGCTTTAATAGATGTTATTAAAACTTATGCATATCAAGGACAAGCACAATACGATCCTGAATATATTACTGATAAATCAATGCGTTTTATAGCAAAAGAAATAATTAGAGAAGCAGCAATTAATCAATTATATGATGAACTTCCACATTCAATTGTAGTGGAAATTAATGAATTTAATGAAGAAAATTCAGAACATATTTATATTGATGCGATTATCTATGTTAAAAAAGATTCTCAAAAAGGAATGTTAATTGGTAAAAATGCTTCAATGATTAAGTTGATTGGTAAAAATTCTCGTTTAAAAATTGCACATCAGCTTGGTGTAGCAGTTACACTAACTTTAAAAGTTAAAGTAGCTAAAAAATGAAATGATTCAGATACATATTTATCTAAATTTGGATATAAATAAAACTTCAATTATTGATATTGAAGTTTTATTATTTTATAAATATTCGTCAATTAACTCTTTAAGAACTTTTTCTGAAGCCTTAAATGTAGCATAAATATTAGCTAAATCATATGGAGTGAATGAGCTAGTATTTCCGTCATTATTTTCTTGGTATATGCTATTGTTGTATTTTAAGAAAGAACCTTTTTCTATAATAACATTTGAATTGTTTAATTTAGCATAATATGCATCTCTAGCTTGTTTTAATGCTGTTTTCTTAACATCAACATCGTTGGCGTTTGTATCAATAGCGTCTAAAGCCGCTTGTGAGGCTTCAAAATATGCTTTTTCTAACTCTAAAAATTCTTTTTTATATGCTTCTTTATCTAATGTAGTAGATTCGTTTGCACTTGAAATGTCTTTGTCGTTAAAATTAGTAATAGCAATATTTTTTTCAGTTTTAACTAAGTTAGAAACAACAGCAGAAGTTGTATTATATGCTTCTGTATCAGGATTAGATTTACTTAAAGATAAATTATTGGTTCATTTACTTAAATCGTTTATGTTTCATTCGCGAATTGATGCTAATAATTCTTGGGCCGGCACATAATAACTTAATTTTTGTGCTTTTTGAATTTTGTTTTGGAAAGTAGTTATACTTGAATTTTCATCAGTAATGTATTCATCTAATTTTGAAGTAACAGTATTTAAAGCATTTTTAGTGGTAGTTAATAAAGTTTTCAATTCATTGAACTTTGCATTAAAATCAGTATCACTAATTGAACCGGTTTGTAGTTCGTTTAGTTTGTTTTTTAATTCAGGTGAAAATTTAGCTAATTCAGTTTTTATTTGGTCGTCACTATTAAATTCGCCATTTTCAGCTATAGAAGTGGCTACCATATCTAACATTTCTTTTAATGCGTTTGTGTTTGTTGCAATATATTGCTTTTTATTTGAAACTGTTTCATCCGAAGCATAATCGCTAGGAATCTTTGATAATCATTGTGTAACTTTTTCTTTATTTTTTGTATATTTAGCAACATTAGCCTTGGCATCATTGATTTGAGTTTGATATTTTCCGTTATCCTTAGTATATCCTAATAAAGTTTCTAGCTCACTAGAGTGCGGGTCTAAACCTAATTTTTCTCAATACAAAAAACTTTGCTCTAAGAATTTTAATTTTTCTTGTAACATTCTAAGTTTTAAATATTTATTAAATGCTTTTAAAATGTCAGATTCATCATCGTCTTTTACAGAGTTATATTCGGTGTTAAATCTAGAAACTAATTGTTCTATTTTTTGATTTTTAACTGTATCTGTTGATGAATCGGTGCTTTTCATATTATTTAATTTGGTGATTGCAGCATCGATTTCTGTTTTTATTTTGTTGTTTTTTTCAACTACTTTTGTTTTGTCTTCCTGCATTTTTTGAGTAGTTAGGGTGAATTTGGTTTTTAACTGATTTTCATAATCTTGAAATAAACCTAAGAATCCGTGTTTAGTATTTTCAATAGTTAAATATTGAAATTTAGTGAGATTGTATACAATATCAAAAAAAGGTTTGTTTAGTTTTCTATAAAAAACACTATCAAAGTTTTTACCGAGAGATTGGTAGTATTTTTTATATTCATCAAAGATTTTACTTGTAATAGGTTTTACTTCTTTAATAAATTGTTCATCTGTGATTCTGGTCGATAAAGGAAACTTACTTATTACATATTTTACGTGTCATATAGTGGTATCTACTGATACCCCTTCTGCTGTGACTTTAGAATTTTTGTTTTCAATAAATTTGTCTCAATATCCTGATTCAACGTTATTGTAATTGATGAGTTGTTCTAAAAAATTCTTTGAGTTAGTTTTAGCGTTTTGATATGCACTTAATATTTTATCAAGTTCAGCAATTAAACTGGTTTTTGTTTGTTCTTGTTTACTTGCATCACTACCAAAACTAGATGCTTGAGCATTAGAAACTGCATTTTTTAGGCCTTGTAAATCTGCAATTCTTCATTCAAATAGTAGATTCATAAAGGGTTCGGATTCATCGTCTATGTTTATTGTTTTATTAAAGCCAAGTATAATCCCATCAAAAGCGTTCTTTAATAAATTAAATCTTTTGATTTCGCTTAAAACAACATTTTGATATTTATCCAAATCCTTAACTGTTTCGGTAATGGAATCTTCAATTTTAATTTTTCTTTCAACAAATGATGAAAGAGTATTAACTTGGGAAATAATGCTTGCTGGTGTTTGATCTAAACTTTGCAATATAGATAATAATTTATTTAAATATTGAGATTCTATTTCTAAAAGTCTATTATAACCGTGTTTACCAGAAATTGTTCTTGGTAAGAAATTCTTTTTAAGTGCCCCAATTTGTTTTTGTAATTCTTGGATTTTTTGTTCTTTTATTGTTAACTGTGTAGTGGTTGAATCACCTTGTTGATTTTGACTAATAGTTGGTTGTTGAATATTTGAATTTTTTTGATCATCTGAGGTAGTTTGATTGCTTTTAGGTAGATTTTTAATTTCATTTTGTAATTTTTCAACTGATGTTTGTAATTGAGCAATTTTATTTAATTTAGCAAGAATATCATCTGAATCTAATTTAAATAGTTTTTGTAATAGCTTATTATAAAAATTTTCTAAATCTAATGCAGTCAGATGTTTTTTCTTTTTAAGTAAATCAAATTGAGCTTTTTGTTCTAAATAAAATTGTGGTTGATTATAATATAGATTAACTTTTTCTAAAACGCTATTGATAGCGTTGGTTTTTGCTTGTCTTTCTTTATTTTGTTCTGAGTCTTGCTGCTGATGTTGATTTGGGGCACAAGCAACGGCTATCAATGTAGGTAAACTAATGATAGTGGTTGTTGTAGGAATAATAATGTGTTTTTTAATTTTAAATTTCATTTATATTGTATTTTCCTTTTTTAAATTAATAATTTTAATAATAATTTTGAATTAGTGTTTTAACATATCTGCGACTTCTGCCGCGAAATCTGATTGTGTTTTTTCAATACCTTCGCCAACTTCAAATCTTATAGCAGACACTAACTCACATTGACAATTTTTAAGGTAATGCGCCACTGTTATACTGTCGTCCATAACGAAAGGTTGTTTTTCTAAGACAAATTCTGAGAGTTGTTTACTGAGTCATCCTTCTTGAATTTTTTCTTGAATTTTAGCTGGTTTTGAATCAAATCCTACCGGTTTTTCAAAACTTAATTTAAGTTTTTCTAAACGTTCTACACTTAAATCTGAAACAAGCGCAACTTCTGGGTTCATTGCTGAAACATGCATTGCAACGTTTTTAGCAATATCGGAATGACTCCCTTTGATTTTTACAATTGCAGCAACTTGATTGTTTACGTGAACATAAACTCCAAGACTTTCGTCTGATTTTGCTGATACTCTTTTTACACGACGTAATGAGATTTTTTCACCAATTACTGAGGTTGCTTGTAGAAGTTCTTGTTCTACTGTTTGTTTGTTTTCTAAAACTACTACTAAAGCTTCTTCTAGTGTTTTCGCTTTAGCTTTAAAGATAGCGGTTGCAACCTTTTTAACTAATGATAAGAATTTTTCGTTTTTAGCAACGAAATCAGTTTCAGAATTAATTTCTATTAAAACTGCTGTTTCATTGTTACCAACAGCGAATACTGCACCTTCCGCAGCGATTCTCCCGGCTTTTTTAGCGGCCTTAACAATTCCGTTTTCTTTTAGTCAATTAATTGCGGCTTCGATATCATAATTAGTAGCTTCTAAAGCTTTTTTTACATCGATTAAAGCCGAATTAGTTCTTTGTCTCAATTCTTTAATCAATTCTAATTTATTTACAGACATTTTTCTCCTTAATTATTCATTTTGTGTAGTTGTGTTTTTTGATTGAAATTTTGGTAATACTACTTTTTCATCATCTTGGTAAGCAAATAATTGTTCTCCGCCTTTAGCTTTTGTAATTGCGTCAGCCAAAATGGTCATAATTAAAGCGATCGATTTAGAAGAATCATCATTTGCAGGAATTCCAAAGTCTACTGAATCTGGATTTGCGTTTGAATCTAATAATGAGATAACTTTAATTCCTTTTCTTTTTGCTTCTTTAACAGCAATTTCATCATGTAATGGATCTGCTACAATCATTACGTTTGGTAAGTATTTCATTGTACGAATTCCATTAAGGTTTCTGTGTAATTTGTCTAATTCTTTTTTGAATTCTAATGCTTCTTTTTTG
The window above is part of the Mycoplasmopsis mustelae genome. Proteins encoded here:
- the ybeY gene encoding rRNA maturation RNase YbeY — encoded protein: MLNYNIELNVSNRSKKVVFFEKEMNEILQNFAKYFKISPKKTIILDVSFVSKNKIKQLNYLHRGKDCVTDILSFGFDQKDLYQKLPMYFLGELVICWDKMLQQAKDFNHSIRREFCYLFTHGLVHLQGYDHEIEAEKIQMDAIVDKIFNPLKISREK
- the cdd gene encoding cytidine deaminase translates to MKIDINELRNLLNKSYCPYSKFHVAAIAIDKDGRQWPGVNVENAAYPSGLCAERSALFGSVALGGKVGEFREIHIISSGASIVSPCAGCRQVMTEFMPTDALVYQYSNDAKSVRINKLSELCPFPIVPESIK
- the era gene encoding GTPase Era, translated to MKICFVSILGRPNVGKSSLLNAIIGYDVAIVTDTAQTTRDQIVGIYTDEEFQIIFIDTPGIHKPENKLGEALNKSAYSSLDDIDVLIFLSPSDEKIGPGDKMILEKIKDRQNKIALISKIDKIKGSPELITQKIAQLQEYNFSHILSTSIKNTNSINALIDVIKTYAYQGQAQYDPEYITDKSMRFIAKEIIREAAINQLYDELPHSIVVEINEFNEENSEHIYIDAIIYVKKDSQKGMLIGKNASMIKLIGKNSRLKIAHQLGVAVTLTLKVKVAKKWNDSDTYLSKFGYK
- the tsf gene encoding translation elongation factor Ts, which encodes MSVNKLELIKELRQRTNSALIDVKKALEATNYDIEAAINWLKENGIVKAAKKAGRIAAEGAVFAVGNNETAVLIEINSETDFVAKNEKFLSLVKKVATAIFKAKAKTLEEALVVVLENKQTVEQELLQATSVIGEKISLRRVKRVSAKSDESLGVYVHVNNQVAAIVKIKGSHSDIAKNVAMHVSAMNPEVALVSDLSVERLEKLKLSFEKPVGFDSKPAKIQEKIQEGWLSKQLSEFVLEKQPFVMDDSITVAHYLKNCQCELVSAIRFEVGEGIEKTQSDFAAEVADMLKH